The genomic stretch ATATTAGCCTGAAAAAATGGGGGTGAAATTGATGAAAGTTGCTTTAATATCTTATGAAGTATATCCATTTGCAAAGGTTGGGGGATTGGCTGATGTTGTAGGAGCACTTCCAAAATATTTGGAAAAGCTTGCTACTTCACCACTTGTAATTATGCCAAAGCATAAAGTTGTTGAAGTTAATGCCGAAAAGTATTCATATAAATTAGAGAAAGTCAGAGAAAGTATAGAGATTCCTTATCTTAATACAAAAGAAAAATTTGATATTTATTATTCTAAAATTCCTAATACAAATGTTCCGATTTATTTTATTGAAAATGAATATTATTTTTCTTCAGATGATGTGTACGGTGGGCCGGATTTAGCAGAGCAAGCGATTTATTTTTCTGCAGCTGTTTTAGAAACTTTGAAATTAATAGCTCCGGATGTAGAAATAATTCATGTGAATGATTGGCAAACAGCTTTAATACCTGTTTATTTAAGAACACTATATAAAGATGACCCACTTTACAAGAAAAGTTCAACTGTTTTGACAATTCATAATCTAGGTTATCAAGGAATTTTTGAACCAGATTATATTAAATTTTCTGGGTTACCTGAGTCAGTGCTTGATATAAATGGTATAGAATTTTATGGAAAAATTAATTTTTTGAAAGGCGGAATTCTTTTTGCAGATGTTATAAATACTGTAAGTCCTACGTATGCTCAAGAGATTCAAACAAAGGAATATGGTGAAAGATTAGATGGTGTTTTAAGACTTAGAAGTTCGGATTTATACGGAATTTTAAACGGTATAGATTATGAGGAATATAATCCTGAAACGGATTCAAGGATTTACGTAAATTATTCATTAAGAGAAATAGAAAAGAAATATGAAAATAAACAAAAGTTACAGGAAGAATTGGGATTACCACAAGGAGATCTACCAGTTCTTGGAATTATTACCAGGTTAGTTGATCAAAAAGGGTTGGATATTTTAGCTGATGTTCTCAGGTACATTCTTCTTATGGATGTGCAATTTGTTTTGCTTGGAACAGGTGATAAAAAGTATGAAGAAATGTTTAAAAAATTGGAAAAAGAATTTCCAGAAAAAGTTTCTGCAAATATAACTTTTGATATTAATCTTGCCCAAAAAATATACGCAGGTTCGGATATGTTTTTAATGCCTTCTAGATATGAACCATGTGGATTAGGGCAAATGTATAGTTTGAGATATGGAACCATACCTGTTGTAAGATATACTGGAGGTTTAGCAGATACTGTGAAAGAATATGATGAAAAAACCTTTAAAGGAAATGGATTTGGTTTTAAAGAATATAGTTCCGCATACTTGTTAAAAGCCATTGCGAGGGCGGTAGATTTTTACAAGAACAAGAAAGTTCATTGGAGAAAACTGGTTGAAAACGCTATGAAAACAGATTTATCTTGGGAAAGATCTGCAAAAGAATATTTAAAATTGTATGAAACAGCCAAAAATAAGAAATTACAGGGGAGGTAAGGTGATGCCAGAGTATAGAAAGGATCCTGTAGTAAAAAGATGGGTTATTATTGCAACTGAAAGGGCAAAAAGGCCACATGATTTCACTGTTCCAAAAGATAAAAATAAGAGTGGTTTTTGTCCATTCGATTATGGAAATGAGCATACAACACCACCTGAAGTGTTAGCATTTAGACCAGAGGATACAGAGCCAAATACTCCAGGATGGTGGGTTCGAGTTGTTCCAAATAAGTTTCCAGCAGTTGATCCGGAATTAGAAATTCAAAAATATGGACATGGTATGTATGACGCAATGACGGGTTTTGGATATCACGAGGTAATCATAGAAACACCCGATCATAACAGTACTTTTGCTTTACTGGACGACAAACAGGCTACTGAAGTAGTTTGGGCTTATGTAAAACGATTTAACGCAATTGCTAAAGATCAAAGGATAAAATATATTCTTATCTTTAGAAATCATGGTATTATGGGAGGCGCCTCTCTTTCACATCCACACAGTCAAATAATTGCGATTCCTAGTGTACCAAAAAGAGTTTTAGAAGAGTTAAACGGCGCAAAGGATTATTTTGATTAT from Thermosipho atlanticus DSM 15807 encodes the following:
- a CDS encoding glycogen synthase — translated: MKVALISYEVYPFAKVGGLADVVGALPKYLEKLATSPLVIMPKHKVVEVNAEKYSYKLEKVRESIEIPYLNTKEKFDIYYSKIPNTNVPIYFIENEYYFSSDDVYGGPDLAEQAIYFSAAVLETLKLIAPDVEIIHVNDWQTALIPVYLRTLYKDDPLYKKSSTVLTIHNLGYQGIFEPDYIKFSGLPESVLDINGIEFYGKINFLKGGILFADVINTVSPTYAQEIQTKEYGERLDGVLRLRSSDLYGILNGIDYEEYNPETDSRIYVNYSLREIEKKYENKQKLQEELGLPQGDLPVLGIITRLVDQKGLDILADVLRYILLMDVQFVLLGTGDKKYEEMFKKLEKEFPEKVSANITFDINLAQKIYAGSDMFLMPSRYEPCGLGQMYSLRYGTIPVVRYTGGLADTVKEYDEKTFKGNGFGFKEYSSAYLLKAIARAVDFYKNKKVHWRKLVENAMKTDLSWERSAKEYLKLYETAKNKKLQGR
- the galT gene encoding galactose-1-phosphate uridylyltransferase, yielding MPEYRKDPVVKRWVIIATERAKRPHDFTVPKDKNKSGFCPFDYGNEHTTPPEVLAFRPEDTEPNTPGWWVRVVPNKFPAVDPELEIQKYGHGMYDAMTGFGYHEVIIETPDHNSTFALLDDKQATEVVWAYVKRFNAIAKDQRIKYILIFRNHGIMGGASLSHPHSQIIAIPSVPKRVLEELNGAKDYFDYKERCVFCDMISQETIENKRIVEENEAFIAFAPYASRFPFEVWIVPKVHSHNFGSIDENEISEFAKILRNILYRIYKVLDNPPYNFVIHTSPTYEEGKIYYHWHVEIMPRLTRVAGFEWGSGFYINPVPPEDAAKYLKEVEL